CTTCTCAATATAGTCTATAGCCTCTCCAACTGTACCGATTTTCTCAGCTTCGTCGTCTGGAATAGCAATATTGAATTCTTTTTCAAATTCCATGATAAGCTCTACTGTATCTAAGGAATCGGCACCTAAATCGTTAGTAAAGTTTGCGTTTGGAGTTACCTCACTTTCACTTACTCCTAACTTATCTACTATAATAGATATTACTTTTGAAGCCTGATCTGACATAATATTGTTTTTGTGTTTAAGGCTGCAAATAAAGAAAAGATTAGTGTAAAAACAAAATGATTCAAAATCTCTCTTCTTTATTGTGCATAACTATATCTGACTGCTTTCGCTATGATAATTCTAAAGCAGATATCTTTACACCTTATTATGACAAAAATCGCAATTTTCGCTTCCGGCTCTGGGTCCAATGCTTTGGCCATTATTGAGTATTTCAAAATAAAGAATAATGTTAAGGTTGACTTCGTAATTTCTACAAGAAGAAAGGCAGGCGTAATCGTCCATGCAGCTAAAAATGACATCGATCATTATATAATCGATAAAGAAATATTTTACGAATCTTCTATTATTAGAATTAAGCTAACGCAGCGTAAAATTGATTTGATTGTACTGGCAGGGTTTTTATGGAAGGTGCCGGATAACCTTCTAAAAGCTTTTTCAAATAGAATAATAAATATTCATCCTAGCCTATTACCAAAATTTGGCGGTTATGGTATGTATGGAGCCAATGTGCACCAAGCTGTTATTGACGCTAAAGAAACGGCCTCTGGAATTACTATTCATTTAGTAAATGAAAGGTACGATGAAGGCGAGATCCTTTTCCAAAAAAAATGTGAAGTGTTAGAAAGCGACACAGCCGAAGAGTTAGCCGCAAGAGTTCTTGACCTGGAGCATGCTAACTTTCCAAAACAAATAGAAAAGTTTCTTAAAAGCATCTAGATGGCCAAAATCACCATTTACACCGATGGCTCATCAAAAGGGAATCCTGGTAACGGTGGGTATGGTGTTATTATGATGTCGGGAAGCCATCGAAAAGAATTAGCCAAAGGTTTCCGACTTACCACTAATAATAGAATGGAGCTCTTAGGTGTAATTGCAGCTTTAGAAACACTTAAAAATCCTAATCAAGATGTTACCATATATTCCGATTCTAAGTACGTGGTAGACTCTGTAAACAAAGGATGGGTATTCGATTGGCAAAAGAAAAATTTTAAGGGTAAAAAGAATGTTGACCTTTGGCAACGATTTCTATTGATTTATCCTAAGCACAATGTGAAGTTCGTATGGGTAAAGGGACATGCCGACAATCCTTATAACGAGGCGTGCGATCGACTTGCATTTAATGTTGCTGACGAATCCAATCTAGGGATAGACAGTGGCTACGAAAACCAAAAAGAATAACTCTCTCTATTTAATTTCGAACAGAATATAGTTTTCATATTCTGATATTACCTCTTTGTCTTTTTCTTCCTTCAAAGAGATCTCTATGATCTCCGCAATCTTCTTCTTTAAATAGGTCGCTTCTTCTTTATCCTTACCGCTTTTCTCAACGTCAACATAATGCCACTCAAGGTCTTTTAGGGCTAATAAACTAGCCAGTCTATTGTCATCTAAATTATCTTCCCGAGAAATCGATTCAAGAATTGGAATTGCCAGCTTAACAACGGAATCATTTTTTATCCCGGTTAAATACAAAGCATAGTTACCAATCAAATACTCTCTGCTATACGTATCGATCGATTTCATGGTGGATATAAAGAACTCATTGTCTTCTATAGTACCATTCTCAGAATAAAAGTTTGAAAGACCAATCAGCACTTCACTATTGCCTTCCTTTTCAAATCTTTTTGCTAAGCTCCGTCCCTTTTTTTCGTCTTCATTCAAAATATTAATTAGGCCTGTTTTATTTACATAAAAAGAACTGTCGTTTAAAGCTTGCTCTTGCATTGCACTAATATCTGCATCTCCTTTATAGTAATCTGCTAGATGATTTAATGCATATACCCTCACATAAGATTCCGAATCGTGTTGCGCCATCTGAATCACTTTTTCTTTCAAAGAAATTTTCGAAACAGACAAGCTGTCATTCACATAGGTCAATGCTTTCAACTTAATCTTCCAAAATGAATCATCTAAAGCATCAACAAATACTTTCTGAGATACTTCATCGTCCTGATAAGATTTGTATAAGTCTTTAATAGACTCTAGCCTGTCAATAAATTTAGGTGCATTGTAATATTGAAAAACAATCTCCTCTTTTGATTTTGCGTCTTCTTTCTCACAAAGCAGCATCTTATCCGCATCTACATTCACCAGATCTGGTTTTGTCGCTACATCAAAACTGTACCTGTTCTTCACCTTGTCAATTACTACTTTGAACGAATCCACCTTGCCATCATGGTATATATCGATTTTGATAGGTAATCTATAGATCCCATTGACAGCCAAATCCTGTTCCTGATCTATATATACAATTTGACTTTTCTTTTGCTCATCGTAGCTGTATGTAATCTTTAATTCCGGATGACCTTTACCATAAAACCATTGATTAAAAAACCAGTTTAAGTCTTCGCCACTTATCTCTTCAAAAGCCATTCTTAAATGATGAACTTCTGCATCTTGGTATTCATTTTCGGTTAAATAATGTTCTAACGATGCGAAGAAGACTTTGTCGCCAAGATAGTTTCTAAGCATATGTAAAATACACGCTCCTTTCTGATAAGAATGCACGTCAAACATATCTTTTCGATGAGGATGATCGAACCAAACGAGGTCGTGTATCTCACTTTTAGATCCACTTATATAACGCTTAAGATCTTTACTGAGATGATAATCTGCTGCATCCATTCCTTTGTCGTGCTCGAACCAAAGATATTCTCCATAAGTAGCAAAAGACTCGTTTAAGGAGAGGTTTGCCCATGATTCTGCAGTAACCAAGTTACCAAACCAATGATGAAATAACTCATGAGAGATTGTCGCATCGTCGTCCCCATCAAGAAGTTCTCTTTTTGTTTTCTGGAAATTTGTATGGTTTACCACAGCCGATGTATTCTCCATAGCATAGGCGACTTCAAAATCTCTTACAATTACTTGCGAAAATTTTTCCCAAGGAAAACTGTAGCCCAACTTCTTCGAATAGAAGTCGATCATTTCAGGTGTTCGTCCAAAAATATTTCTTGCATACTGCACATAATCGGGTTCAACATAATAGCTCACTTCTATGCCTTTCCATTCGTCTTTAACAACTGCAAAGTCACCAATAATAATTGCCGTTAAATATGGTGCATGAGGCTTTAACTGCTTCCAATAATCGGTTTTTGTACCGTTACCATT
The Flavobacteriales bacterium genome window above contains:
- a CDS encoding acyl carrier protein, whose amino-acid sequence is MSDQASKVISIIVDKLGVSESEVTPNANFTNDLGADSLDTVELIMEFEKEFNIAIPDDEAEKIGTVGEAIDYIEK
- a CDS encoding phosphoribosylglycinamide formyltransferase produces the protein MTKIAIFASGSGSNALAIIEYFKIKNNVKVDFVISTRRKAGVIVHAAKNDIDHYIIDKEIFYESSIIRIKLTQRKIDLIVLAGFLWKVPDNLLKAFSNRIINIHPSLLPKFGGYGMYGANVHQAVIDAKETASGITIHLVNERYDEGEILFQKKCEVLESDTAEELAARVLDLEHANFPKQIEKFLKSI
- the rnhA gene encoding ribonuclease HI; translated protein: MAKITIYTDGSSKGNPGNGGYGVIMMSGSHRKELAKGFRLTTNNRMELLGVIAALETLKNPNQDVTIYSDSKYVVDSVNKGWVFDWQKKNFKGKKNVDLWQRFLLIYPKHNVKFVWVKGHADNPYNEACDRLAFNVADESNLGIDSGYENQKE